The following are encoded together in the Acidovorax sp. KKS102 genome:
- the rpoD gene encoding RNA polymerase sigma factor RpoD, with translation MPAQKSAKSPKSASGTAAKAVSKTAAKAPAKAAPKKAAAAAPAPVAKKVKTVPVKSTAELIKAADELLKKKPARAKAVAAAADDEEAPKKKPGRPAKAAGAAEAKAPAKRGRKPKAAAGGDESVDDTDLSDIEADLEGEIEETPEAAATVEKVKPLRMKISKAKERALMKEFGLDETVLSEEDMQKRRQRLKALIKLGKTRGYLTHVEINDHLPDKLVDAETLEAVITTLNDLGVAVYEQTPDAEALIITDNAPAGATEEEAEEAAEAALSTVDSEFGRTTDPVRMYMREMGTVELLTREGEIEIAKRIEGGLMAMMEAISASPATIAEILNMGEEIREGKVVISTIVDGFSNPNEADDYVAEEDFDEFDEADDDDGKGGSKALTKKLEELKKQALERFDKLRELFEKVHKVYDKEGYGTPAYIKAQQALSAELMTIRFTAKTIEKLCDMVRGQVDDVRKKERELRRIIVDKCGMPQETFIKDFPPNLLNLQWVEKQAAAGKPWSAVMARNIPPIQDLQQKLIDLQSRVVVPLAELKGINKRMNEGEATSRDAKKEMIEANLRLVISIAKKYTNRGLQFLDLIQEGNIGLMKAVDKFEYRRGYKFSTYATWWIRQAITRSIADQARTIRIPVHMIETINKMNRISRQHLQEFGFEPDASILAAKMEIPEDKIRKIMKIAKEPISMETPIGDDDDSHLGDFIEDGANTAPIEAAMQAGLRDVVKDILDGLTPREAKVLRMRFGIEMTSDHTLEEVGKQFDVTRERIRQIEAKALRKLKHPSRSDKLRSFIDSL, from the coding sequence GTGCCCGTGAAAAGTACCGCCGAGCTGATCAAAGCTGCCGATGAGTTGCTGAAGAAAAAACCTGCCCGCGCCAAGGCCGTCGCCGCAGCTGCGGACGACGAAGAAGCGCCCAAGAAAAAGCCTGGCCGCCCTGCCAAGGCCGCTGGTGCCGCCGAAGCCAAAGCGCCCGCCAAGCGCGGCCGCAAGCCCAAGGCAGCCGCCGGCGGCGATGAGAGCGTGGACGACACCGACCTGTCGGACATCGAAGCCGACCTCGAAGGCGAGATCGAAGAGACCCCTGAGGCCGCCGCCACGGTCGAGAAGGTCAAGCCTCTGCGCATGAAGATCAGCAAGGCGAAGGAACGCGCCTTGATGAAGGAATTCGGCCTGGACGAAACCGTCCTGTCCGAAGAAGACATGCAAAAGCGCCGCCAGCGCCTCAAGGCCCTGATCAAGCTGGGCAAGACCCGCGGCTACCTCACGCACGTGGAAATCAACGACCACTTGCCCGACAAGCTGGTCGATGCCGAAACCCTCGAAGCCGTCATCACCACCCTGAACGACCTGGGCGTGGCGGTGTACGAGCAGACGCCTGACGCCGAAGCGCTGATCATCACGGACAACGCTCCCGCAGGTGCTACAGAAGAAGAAGCTGAAGAAGCCGCTGAAGCCGCGCTGTCCACCGTGGACTCGGAATTCGGCCGCACCACCGACCCCGTGCGCATGTACATGCGCGAAATGGGCACCGTGGAGCTACTGACCCGCGAAGGCGAAATCGAAATCGCCAAGCGCATCGAAGGCGGCCTGATGGCCATGATGGAGGCGATCAGCGCATCGCCCGCCACCATCGCCGAGATCCTCAACATGGGCGAGGAAATCCGCGAAGGCAAGGTCGTCATCTCGACCATCGTGGACGGCTTCTCCAACCCCAACGAGGCCGACGACTATGTGGCCGAAGAAGACTTCGACGAATTCGACGAGGCCGACGATGACGACGGCAAGGGCGGCTCCAAGGCGCTGACCAAGAAGCTCGAAGAACTCAAGAAGCAGGCGCTGGAGCGCTTTGACAAGCTGCGCGAGCTGTTTGAAAAAGTGCACAAGGTGTACGACAAGGAAGGCTATGGCACGCCTGCCTACATCAAGGCCCAGCAGGCCTTGTCGGCCGAGCTGATGACCATCCGCTTTACCGCCAAGACCATCGAGAAGCTGTGCGACATGGTGCGCGGCCAGGTGGACGATGTGCGCAAGAAGGAACGCGAGCTGCGCCGCATCATCGTGGACAAGTGCGGCATGCCTCAGGAGACCTTCATCAAGGACTTCCCGCCCAACCTGCTGAACCTGCAGTGGGTCGAGAAGCAGGCCGCCGCTGGCAAGCCCTGGTCGGCCGTGATGGCGCGCAACATTCCGCCCATCCAGGACCTGCAGCAAAAGCTGATCGACCTGCAGTCGCGCGTCGTGGTGCCGCTGGCCGAGCTCAAAGGCATCAACAAGCGCATGAACGAAGGTGAAGCCACCTCGCGCGATGCCAAGAAGGAAATGATCGAGGCCAACCTGCGCCTCGTGATCTCGATTGCCAAGAAGTACACCAACCGTGGCCTGCAGTTCCTTGACTTGATCCAGGAAGGCAACATCGGCCTGATGAAGGCGGTGGACAAGTTCGAATACCGCCGGGGCTACAAGTTCTCGACCTACGCTACCTGGTGGATTCGCCAGGCCATCACTCGCTCGATCGCCGACCAGGCGCGCACCATCCGTATTCCGGTGCACATGATCGAGACGATCAACAAGATGAACCGCATCAGCCGCCAGCACTTGCAAGAGTTTGGCTTCGAGCCCGATGCGTCCATCCTGGCGGCCAAGATGGAAATCCCCGAGGACAAGATCCGCAAGATCATGAAGATCGCCAAGGAGCCGATCTCCATGGAAACGCCAATCGGGGACGACGACGACAGCCACCTGGGCGACTTCATCGAGGACGGTGCCAACACCGCGCCTATCGAAGCCGCCATGCAGGCGGGCCTGCGCGATGTGGTCAAGGACATCCTGGACGGCCTCACGCCGCGCGAAGCCAAGGTGCTGCGCATGCGCTTCGGTATTGAAATGACCAGCGACCACACCCTGGAAGAAGTGGGCAAGCAGTTCGACGTGACCCGCGAGCGCATTCGCCAAATAGAAGCCAAGGCGCTGCGCAAGCTCAAGCACCCCAGCCGGTCCGACAAGCTGCGCAGCTTCATCGACTCGCTGTAA
- a CDS encoding tripartite tricarboxylate transporter substrate binding protein, protein MHRIAPAPHGLPTRRQALATGAAALAAAAWGLPRVARAQGDGKPLRVILPLSAGSGADGAIRAISTSLAKALGQPIVIENLPGAGGITGTTQIVRAPKDGSVIGVVSNNHVVNPSVYKNIPFDSLADITPITILGATPFVLVAHPAVPAKTVQELIALAKSKPGVLNYGSSGNGTILHLGAAMFVDQAKLDIKHIPYRGMGPLMNDILGGQVQLGVVAVAPAAAHIKAGALRALGVTTATRVAALPGVPTIAEQGLPGYELDGWIAPVAPAGLPKAELARLYNGFKAAMEMPEARDALIAQGYEIKLTPPEPAAAFFRSEAARMAQVVKNANVKID, encoded by the coding sequence ATGCACCGCATCGCGCCTGCCCCGCACGGCCTGCCCACGCGTCGCCAGGCCCTGGCCACCGGCGCCGCCGCGCTGGCGGCTGCGGCCTGGGGCCTGCCGCGCGTGGCCCGTGCCCAGGGCGACGGCAAACCGTTGCGCGTGATCCTGCCGCTGTCGGCGGGCTCGGGGGCCGACGGCGCCATCCGCGCCATCAGCACCAGCCTGGCCAAGGCACTGGGCCAGCCCATCGTCATCGAGAACCTGCCGGGCGCGGGTGGCATCACCGGCACCACGCAGATCGTGCGCGCGCCCAAGGACGGCTCGGTGATCGGCGTGGTGTCCAACAACCACGTGGTCAACCCCAGCGTGTACAAGAACATCCCGTTCGACTCGCTGGCCGACATCACACCCATCACCATCCTGGGCGCCACGCCGTTTGTGCTGGTCGCGCACCCTGCGGTACCCGCCAAGACGGTGCAGGAGCTGATCGCACTGGCCAAGTCCAAACCGGGCGTGCTCAACTACGGCTCGTCGGGCAACGGCACCATCCTGCACCTGGGCGCGGCGATGTTTGTGGACCAGGCCAAGCTGGACATCAAGCACATTCCCTACCGCGGCATGGGCCCGCTGATGAACGACATCCTCGGCGGGCAGGTGCAGCTGGGCGTGGTGGCCGTGGCACCGGCGGCCGCGCACATCAAGGCGGGCGCATTGCGCGCCCTGGGTGTGACCACGGCTACCCGCGTGGCGGCACTGCCGGGCGTGCCCACCATCGCCGAGCAAGGGCTGCCGGGCTATGAGCTGGACGGGTGGATTGCCCCGGTGGCGCCTGCGGGCCTGCCCAAGGCGGAACTGGCGCGGCTGTACAACGGCTTCAAGGCCGCCATGGAGATGCCCGAGGCGCGCGACGCGCTGATTGCGCAGGGCTACGAGATCAAGCTCACGCCGCCCGAGCCGGCCGCCGCCTTCTTCCGCAGCGAAGCAGCGCGCATGGCGCAGGTGGTGAAGAACGCCAACGTGAAGATCGACTGA
- a CDS encoding methyl-accepting chemotaxis protein, with protein sequence MKMSHYSIGARMATALGLVLALLLGAALFGIAALYRTLGTYDTTVQQRVAQERAVSRMESEFKTQVLEWKNTLLRGEDSRKRELHWNAFQASEKRVADAAKALEPQLTDAQEKAALQKFTQAHAQMAQGYRKGFEVFQSLGFVPSAGDADVADIDQGPAKLLTELSQQVAASSAAIAQEAAQDARRALFSSLVALALVTALGACAGWLLTRSVVRPLGVAVSVAHKVAAGDLTTRIEVEGKDEPARLLEALRAMQDNLENVVSGVRSNAEGVASASAEIAQGNADLSHRTEEQASSLDETTSSMQQLQSTVQQNASNAQRANELARNGATVAQRGGDVVTQMVEVVQGIQDSSRRIADIIGVIDGIAFQTNILALNAAVEAARAGEQGRGFAVVASEVRNLATRSASAAREIKQLIQTSVERVQAGSDLARNAGTTMAEVVSSIQGVSALMEEISQASAAQTSDMLRVTQAIVRMDEATQQNAALVEESAAAAGSLSGQAQQLVQAVEVFRLRHAHPALPAPRA encoded by the coding sequence ATGAAAATGTCCCACTACTCCATCGGCGCACGCATGGCGACGGCCCTGGGCCTGGTGCTGGCCCTGTTGCTGGGGGCCGCGCTGTTCGGCATCGCCGCCCTGTACCGAACGCTGGGCACCTACGACACCACGGTGCAACAGCGCGTGGCGCAGGAGCGCGCCGTGAGCCGCATGGAAAGCGAGTTCAAGACCCAGGTGCTGGAGTGGAAGAACACCCTGCTGCGGGGCGAAGACTCGCGCAAGCGCGAGCTGCACTGGAACGCCTTCCAGGCCAGTGAAAAGCGGGTGGCCGATGCCGCCAAGGCGCTGGAGCCCCAGCTGACCGACGCGCAGGAAAAGGCCGCGCTGCAAAAGTTCACCCAGGCCCACGCGCAGATGGCGCAGGGCTACCGCAAGGGCTTTGAGGTGTTCCAGTCGCTCGGCTTTGTGCCGTCGGCCGGCGATGCGGATGTGGCCGACATCGACCAGGGCCCCGCCAAGCTGCTCACCGAGCTGAGCCAGCAGGTGGCCGCGAGCAGTGCGGCCATCGCCCAGGAAGCAGCGCAAGACGCCCGGCGCGCACTGTTCAGCAGTCTGGTCGCCCTTGCACTGGTCACGGCGCTGGGCGCCTGTGCGGGCTGGCTGCTGACGCGGTCGGTGGTGCGCCCGTTGGGTGTGGCGGTGTCGGTGGCGCACAAGGTGGCGGCGGGCGACCTGACCACCCGCATCGAGGTCGAGGGCAAGGATGAGCCCGCGCGCCTGCTGGAGGCCCTGCGCGCCATGCAGGACAACCTGGAAAACGTGGTCTCCGGCGTGCGCAGCAATGCCGAAGGCGTGGCCAGCGCCAGCGCTGAAATCGCCCAGGGCAACGCCGACCTGAGCCATCGCACCGAAGAACAGGCCTCGTCGCTGGACGAGACCACCTCGTCCATGCAGCAGCTGCAGTCCACCGTGCAGCAAAACGCCTCCAACGCCCAGCGCGCGAACGAACTGGCGCGCAACGGCGCCACCGTGGCACAGCGCGGGGGCGATGTGGTCACGCAGATGGTGGAGGTGGTGCAGGGCATCCAGGACAGCTCGCGCCGCATTGCCGACATCATTGGCGTCATCGACGGCATCGCGTTCCAGACCAACATCCTCGCGCTCAATGCCGCCGTCGAGGCCGCACGCGCCGGTGAACAGGGCCGGGGCTTTGCCGTGGTGGCCAGTGAGGTGCGCAACCTTGCCACCCGCAGCGCCAGCGCCGCGCGCGAGATCAAGCAGCTCATCCAGACCAGCGTGGAGCGTGTGCAGGCCGGCTCGGACCTGGCGCGCAATGCAGGCACCACCATGGCCGAGGTGGTGTCGTCCATCCAGGGCGTGAGCGCGCTGATGGAAGAGATCAGCCAGGCCAGCGCCGCGCAGACCAGCGACATGCTGCGCGTGACGCAAGCCATCGTGCGCATGGACGAGGCCACGCAGCAGAACGCCGCCCTGGTGGAAGAAAGCGCCGCCGCCGCAGGCAGCCTGAGCGGGCAGGCGCAGCAACTGGTGCAGGCCGTGGAGGTGTTCCGCCTGCGCCACGCCCACCCTGCACTGCCCGCGCCGCGCGCCTGA
- a CDS encoding tripartite tricarboxylate transporter substrate-binding protein codes for MSAAIDRRRAIAQSVATALAWSTLGPSAWAQSAAGAARPAPAAAKAAKLAGTVRIVIPANAGGGWDQTGRALGAAMVAAGAADQVEYENIGGKGGTIGLAKYAEKYSNDPNTLLMGGMVMVGAVALQKPAVDMTQIQPLARLTSDYLVAAVAANSPIKTTKDLADALRADLKAVPIAGGSAGGVDHIYAGVLARAAKANPEGLVYKPFAGGAEVVEAVLSGNAALGLSGYSEFNDAIASGKLRAVGVSSRRSVFGLPSFREHGLDAVMANWRGVFTGKGVPAARAAEMLAAVEAATHHESWLRTLKQNRWEPSWLTGKDLAEFMELDLTTARVMVYLLKLKA; via the coding sequence ATGTCTGCAGCCATCGACCGCCGCCGGGCCATCGCCCAATCTGTCGCTACCGCCCTGGCCTGGAGCACGCTTGGCCCTTCCGCCTGGGCGCAGAGCGCTGCCGGGGCAGCCCGCCCTGCCCCCGCGGCCGCCAAGGCAGCCAAGCTGGCGGGCACCGTGCGCATCGTGATTCCGGCCAATGCCGGTGGCGGCTGGGACCAGACAGGCCGCGCCCTGGGCGCCGCCATGGTCGCTGCCGGCGCTGCGGACCAGGTGGAGTACGAAAACATCGGCGGCAAGGGCGGGACCATTGGCCTGGCCAAGTACGCCGAAAAGTACAGCAACGACCCCAACACGCTGCTGATGGGCGGCATGGTGATGGTGGGCGCCGTAGCGCTGCAAAAGCCTGCGGTGGACATGACACAGATTCAGCCCCTGGCGCGACTCACCAGCGACTACCTGGTGGCCGCCGTCGCAGCCAACTCGCCCATCAAGACCACCAAGGACCTCGCCGATGCGCTGCGTGCCGACCTCAAGGCGGTGCCAATTGCCGGTGGTTCGGCCGGTGGCGTGGACCACATCTACGCAGGCGTGCTGGCCCGCGCCGCCAAGGCCAACCCCGAAGGACTGGTCTACAAGCCCTTCGCCGGCGGTGCCGAGGTGGTCGAGGCCGTGCTGTCGGGCAACGCGGCGCTGGGCCTGTCGGGCTACAGCGAGTTCAACGATGCGATTGCCAGCGGCAAGCTGCGCGCGGTGGGCGTGTCGTCGCGCCGCAGCGTCTTTGGTCTGCCATCGTTCCGCGAACATGGGCTGGACGCCGTGATGGCGAACTGGCGGGGCGTGTTCACCGGCAAGGGCGTGCCCGCCGCGCGCGCGGCAGAGATGCTGGCCGCTGTCGAGGCCGCCACCCACCACGAATCCTGGCTGCGCACGCTCAAGCAGAACCGGTGGGAACCCTCTTGGCTCACCGGCAAGGATTTGGCAGAGTTCATGGAACTGGACCTCACCACCGCCCGCGTGATGGTCTATTTGCTCAAGCTGAAGGCCTGA
- a CDS encoding CaiB/BaiF CoA-transferase family protein yields the protein MNDHTPATSTSPRLPLEGLRVVEFTHMVMGPTCGMVLADLGAEVIKVEPVDGDRTRHLLGAGAGFFPMFNRNKKSIALDLRSPEGLAVARKLAASADVVAQNFKPGVMTKYGLDYAALSPVNPRLIYVNHTGFLPGPYEHRTALDEVVQMMGGLAYMTGRPGDPLRAGSSVNDIMGGMFGAIGAMAALMQRGITGRGQEVDSALFENNVFLVGQHMMQYAVTGKPAAPMPDRISSWAVYDVFSVKDGGQIFLAAVSDAQWQTFCDAMGYADLKADTGLATNNDRVRARPTLMPVLRERLAQHTADELAAIFERHGLPFAPIRRPEELFDDPHLQATGGLADITLPDGERAGQTAQITLMPLRMDGQRLDVRCDPPRLGQHTAELLQGLGYTADEVAALQASGAIA from the coding sequence ATGAACGACCACACACCCGCTACCTCTACATCCCCCCGCTTGCCGCTGGAAGGCCTGCGCGTGGTGGAGTTCACCCACATGGTCATGGGCCCCACCTGCGGCATGGTGCTGGCCGACCTGGGGGCCGAGGTCATCAAGGTCGAGCCCGTGGACGGCGACCGCACGCGCCACCTGCTGGGCGCAGGCGCCGGTTTCTTCCCCATGTTCAACCGCAACAAGAAGAGCATTGCGCTCGACCTGCGCAGCCCCGAGGGCCTGGCGGTGGCGCGCAAGCTGGCCGCATCGGCCGACGTGGTGGCGCAGAACTTCAAGCCCGGCGTGATGACGAAATACGGCCTGGACTACGCCGCGCTGAGCCCGGTCAACCCGCGCCTCATCTACGTCAACCACACGGGCTTTTTGCCGGGCCCGTACGAGCACCGCACAGCGCTCGACGAGGTGGTGCAGATGATGGGCGGCCTGGCCTACATGACCGGCCGCCCCGGCGACCCGCTGCGCGCAGGCAGCAGCGTGAACGACATCATGGGCGGCATGTTTGGCGCGATTGGCGCGATGGCGGCGCTGATGCAGCGTGGCATCACCGGGCGCGGGCAGGAGGTGGACTCGGCCCTGTTCGAGAACAACGTGTTCCTGGTCGGCCAGCACATGATGCAGTACGCCGTCACCGGCAAACCGGCCGCGCCCATGCCCGACCGCATCTCGTCCTGGGCCGTGTACGACGTGTTCAGCGTGAAAGACGGCGGGCAGATCTTTTTGGCCGCCGTGAGCGATGCGCAGTGGCAGACCTTCTGCGACGCCATGGGCTATGCCGACCTGAAGGCCGACACCGGCCTGGCCACCAACAACGACCGCGTGCGCGCCCGCCCCACGCTGATGCCGGTGCTGCGCGAGCGGCTGGCACAGCACACGGCTGACGAACTGGCGGCCATCTTTGAGCGCCACGGACTGCCGTTTGCGCCCATCCGCCGGCCCGAAGAACTGTTTGACGACCCGCACCTGCAGGCCACCGGTGGCCTCGCCGACATCACGCTGCCCGATGGCGAGCGCGCCGGGCAGACCGCGCAGATCACGCTGATGCCGCTGCGCATGGACGGCCAGCGTCTGGATGTGCGCTGCGACCCGCCGCGCCTGGGCCAGCACACGGCCGAGCTGCTGCAGGGCCTGGGCTACACCGCCGATGAAGTGGCCGCACTGCAGGCCAGCGGGGCCATTGCCTGA